Proteins from a genomic interval of Narcine bancroftii isolate sNarBan1 chromosome 12, sNarBan1.hap1, whole genome shotgun sequence:
- the sost gene encoding sclerostin, translating to MHLQPCFVAVSVCALLVRGGVSLPEGWGSLKNDATEIIPEYTENRPEAGNHSSNQAKYGGRRRFQSVQMRGAMEYSCRELRSTRYISDGTCRSVMPVKELICSGQCLPAHLLPNSIGRVRWWSRHQSSDYRCIPAHSRAQRVRLECQNQETRTYKIQVVTSCKCKRYSRHHNQSDNKQFGKKAASRRRKSKKKATRSKNRGMSNQHDHSD from the exons ATGCACCTCCAGCCCTGCTTTGTCGCCGTCAGCGTCTGCGCCCTGTTGGTGCGGGGTGGCGTGAGCCTCCCGGAGGGGTGGGGGTCCCTGAAGAATGATGCGACCGAAATCATACCCGAGTACACGGAAAATCGccccgaggccgggaatcacagctCCAATCAGGCGAAATACGGGGGCAGACGGCGATTCCAGTCGGTGCAGATGCGGG GTGCAATGGAGTACAGTTGCAGAGAGCTGCGATCTACCAGGTACATATCAGATGGCACATGTCGCAGTGTGATGCCGGTGAAGGAGCTGATTTGCTCTGGTCAATGTCTGCCAGCTCATCTCCTCCCTAATTCCATCGGTCGGGTCAGGTGGTGGAGCCGACATCAGAGCTCCGACTATCGATGCATACCGGCCCACTCGCGTGCCCAACGCGTTCGCCTAGAATGCCAAAACCAGGAAACGCGGACCTACAAAATCCAAGTGGTGACCTCCTGCAAGTGCAAGCGCTATTCCCGCCACCACAACCAATCGGACAATAAACAATTTGGGAAGAAGGCAGCCTCTAGGAGGAGAAAGAGCAAGAAGAAGGCAACACGATCCAAAAACCGAGGAATGAGCAACCAACATGATCATTCTGACTGA